The Syntrophales bacterium genome contains a region encoding:
- a CDS encoding protein kinase, which translates to MQKPQEKTFYSKLREIYEKESKADHYESEQPIIAKILDKIEAVLKDIYELVEPIGVGGSGVVFCIRDLRLNTYRALKIPRPIHEKLIDSVKNEIEYLTKLRHENIISIHTLGEVSVGDSNYPYFVMSYIENASDLKSAISHLLNNVKHGSELGNITYWVLDKFYQIANALNFLHNNEVIHFDIKPSNILVDKNHKPILTDLGFAKRKSDDDSEIVIGFTKLYAHPDLREDYSDLSSKNRVRKKLRPKDFKYSFDIYAFGKSLLEILYLINQKFSDVVPYDYTFGYLHLAACRMLDGKNVSTIETKRINERQIHSGLEPTVFDEIWQEFNDIRDYNQIKYTCSDDIIKDFSKLITREHFNKLIPELNMFYPKVVKSSQGICAPFSERVRAIVEHPVFERLNDTRQLAFINTIYPTATHTRLEHSIGAFRNAILYVQALYNDTYNPLFRQLMDEKDIKSILLGSLLHDIGHYDERQLLFPSNDNYFSRQFLLI; encoded by the coding sequence ATGCAAAAACCCCAAGAGAAAACATTTTATAGTAAATTAAGGGAAATATATGAAAAAGAAAGTAAGGCCGATCATTATGAAAGTGAGCAACCTATAATAGCAAAAATTTTGGACAAGATAGAGGCTGTGCTGAAAGATATCTATGAGCTTGTTGAACCAATAGGGGTAGGGGGATCAGGGGTAGTTTTTTGCATAAGGGATCTGAGGCTGAACACATATAGAGCGCTTAAAATACCCCGTCCTATTCATGAGAAATTAATTGATTCTGTTAAGAATGAAATTGAATATTTAACCAAGTTAAGACATGAAAACATTATTAGCATTCATACGCTTGGAGAAGTGTCTGTTGGTGATTCTAATTATCCATATTTTGTTATGAGCTATATAGAAAACGCCAGTGATTTGAAGAGTGCAATATCTCACCTTTTGAATAATGTCAAACATGGTAGTGAGCTTGGGAATATCACATATTGGGTTTTGGATAAATTTTATCAGATTGCTAATGCTTTAAATTTTCTTCATAATAATGAAGTAATTCACTTCGATATAAAACCAAGTAATATTTTAGTCGATAAAAATCATAAACCGATCCTGACTGATCTTGGGTTTGCAAAAAGAAAATCAGATGACGACAGTGAAATTGTCATCGGATTTACGAAGCTATATGCCCATCCTGATTTGAGGGAAGATTATTCAGACCTATCAAGCAAAAACAGGGTCAGGAAAAAATTAAGACCAAAAGATTTCAAGTATTCTTTTGATATTTATGCCTTTGGGAAATCACTATTGGAAATTTTATATTTAATAAATCAAAAATTTAGTGATGTGGTTCCATATGACTATACCTTCGGATACCTTCATTTGGCAGCTTGTCGAATGTTAGATGGAAAGAATGTATCTACTATAGAAACAAAACGAATAAATGAAAGACAAATCCATTCTGGTTTAGAACCAACTGTTTTTGATGAAATTTGGCAGGAGTTCAATGATATTAGGGATTATAACCAAATAAAATACACTTGTTCTGATGATATTATTAAAGATTTTAGTAAATTAATTACACGAGAACATTTCAATAAATTAATCCCAGAATTAAACATGTTTTATCCTAAAGTTGTTAAAAGTTCACAAGGAATTTGTGCTCCCTTTAGTGAAAGAGTTCGGGCAATAGTAGAGCACCCTGTTTTTGAGAGATTAAATGATACTCGCCAGTTAGCTTTCATCAATACTATATATCCAACGGCAACTCATACTCGATTGGAGCATTCTATCGGTGCTTTTCGTAACGCTATTTTATATGTTCAAGCATTATATAATGATACATACAATCCCCTATTCCGACAATTGATGGATGAAAAGGATATTAAGTCCATCTTATTAGGAAGCTTATTGCATGATATTGGACATTATGATGAACGTCAACTATTATTTCCCTCTAACGACAATTATTTTTCCCGTCAGTTCTTGTTAATATAG
- the istB gene encoding IS21-like element helper ATPase IstB — translation MSGQKVKQEVEQYLRELRLSTVRESYKDIAESAEKEESGYVEYLLELLKQECEARGQKRIECRLRESRLPLEKNLESFDLKRFPKKLLRQVKVLQDGSFLNRKENILAFGNPGSGKTHLLCALGQELIRQDYRVYFSRCSFLVEELLRDKRELKLDRKLKKLAKYDALILDDIGYVKQDREEMEVLFTLLAQRYERGSVMLTSNLPFSKWESIFKDPMTTAAAIDRLVHHSVILELNVPSYRMEQARQRKQ, via the coding sequence ATGAGCGGACAGAAAGTAAAGCAAGAAGTGGAACAATACTTGAGAGAGTTGCGCCTGTCTACCGTTCGTGAATCTTATAAAGATATTGCAGAAAGTGCAGAAAAGGAAGAATCCGGTTACGTAGAATACCTTTTGGAATTGCTGAAGCAGGAATGTGAGGCACGGGGACAGAAACGGATTGAGTGCCGGTTGAGAGAATCCCGGTTACCTCTGGAAAAGAATCTGGAATCTTTTGACTTGAAACGTTTTCCGAAAAAGTTATTACGACAGGTCAAGGTATTACAGGACGGTTCATTCCTGAATCGTAAGGAAAACATATTGGCATTTGGCAATCCCGGCAGCGGGAAGACACATTTATTATGCGCTCTCGGACAGGAACTGATCCGGCAGGATTACCGGGTATATTTTTCTCGGTGCAGTTTTCTGGTAGAGGAATTGCTTCGCGACAAAAGGGAACTGAAGCTTGACAGGAAGCTTAAGAAACTTGCAAAATACGACGCACTGATCCTCGATGACATTGGGTATGTTAAGCAGGATCGAGAGGAAATGGAGGTGCTTTTTACGCTTTTGGCGCAACGTTATGAACGTGGAAGCGTGATGCTTACCAGCAACCTTCCTTTCTCGAAATGGGAAAGTATTTTTAAGGATCCGATGACAACTGCGGCAGCGATTGATCGACTGGTTCATCACAGTGTCATTCTTGAGCTGAACGTACCAAGTTATAGAATGGAACAGGCCAGACAACGTAAACAATGA
- a CDS encoding CoA-binding protein — protein sequence MIPCQGILRGDFQGVIVDFPDIFFNICHCKTVHNMIGNSHLSCQTQSPYPYIRDRKPVTMNRSYENLDAIFHPRSVALVGITTANPEHWTRGFLEGYLHLDFPSQGKLYLVNPKGGTVEGCRVYQSIQDIPDTLDFVVGLVPARSAPQLIEDAAAKGVRCIHFCTAGFSEIDEEEGKRLESELLRAARRHNVRLIGPNCLGVYCPEGRMSFSKLFPRESGPVGFISQSGGNSNYLVRQAALRGVRFSKVISIGNASDLNESDFLEYLADDPKTEIITMYLEGIKDGVRFHQALKYAAEKKPVVLLKGGATPAGARAVMGHTASLAGSHTIWESLCRQLGVIQVQNLDEMTDVLVTLAFLPAPDGRRALLFGGGGGSSIIIADEFEKRGVILPQVPQQVIKELREFSQAAGNFFNNPIDYSQSMGPSNVKRALEILMRWGQFDFIVNFVVPTQSTRARDWPIFPVTYDRSIKPVAIVILTSILPAEASKIYEYIKHYADDGYPLYFSFASAANAITLALTYYERHSLRQKRQIETTAAAASGMTGSSVPIDAAADGNPCSLSK from the coding sequence ATGATACCCTGTCAAGGAATATTACGGGGAGACTTTCAAGGGGTAATCGTCGATTTTCCCGATATCTTTTTTAACATCTGTCATTGTAAGACCGTGCATAACATGATAGGAAATTCGCACCTATCCTGCCAGACGCAATCGCCATACCCATACATTAGAGATAGAAAGCCGGTGACAATGAATCGTAGCTATGAGAATCTTGACGCGATCTTCCATCCCCGTTCCGTAGCCCTGGTGGGCATTACTACCGCCAATCCCGAACACTGGACCCGGGGTTTTCTCGAAGGCTACCTCCACCTTGATTTTCCATCCCAGGGCAAGCTGTATCTCGTCAACCCCAAGGGCGGCACGGTGGAAGGCTGCAGGGTGTACCAGAGCATACAGGACATCCCCGATACACTGGACTTTGTTGTGGGGCTGGTGCCCGCACGCAGCGCCCCACAGCTGATTGAAGACGCGGCGGCAAAGGGGGTCCGATGTATTCATTTTTGCACGGCCGGCTTCAGCGAGATAGATGAAGAAGAAGGCAAAAGGCTGGAGTCGGAATTACTCCGCGCCGCTCGCAGGCACAATGTGAGACTTATCGGCCCGAATTGCCTGGGGGTATACTGTCCGGAAGGACGAATGTCCTTCAGCAAACTGTTCCCCCGGGAAAGCGGCCCTGTGGGCTTTATCAGCCAGAGCGGCGGCAACTCTAATTATCTGGTCCGTCAGGCCGCACTGCGCGGTGTTCGCTTCAGCAAGGTTATCAGCATCGGTAACGCGTCCGACCTGAACGAAAGCGACTTTCTGGAATATCTGGCTGATGATCCGAAAACAGAAATTATCACGATGTATCTTGAGGGTATAAAGGATGGTGTTCGATTCCACCAGGCGCTGAAATATGCGGCGGAGAAAAAACCGGTGGTGCTGCTTAAAGGGGGAGCCACTCCCGCCGGAGCACGAGCGGTGATGGGACACACGGCATCGCTGGCAGGGAGCCACACCATCTGGGAATCTCTCTGCCGTCAGTTAGGGGTTATACAGGTTCAAAACCTTGATGAAATGACTGACGTGCTGGTTACACTTGCGTTTCTGCCTGCGCCTGATGGCAGACGAGCGCTATTGTTCGGCGGCGGCGGCGGTTCAAGTATTATCATTGCTGATGAATTTGAAAAGCGAGGGGTGATATTGCCTCAAGTGCCACAACAGGTTATCAAGGAGCTGCGCGAGTTCAGCCAGGCGGCAGGCAACTTCTTCAATAACCCCATTGATTACTCACAGAGTATGGGGCCGTCAAACGTAAAGCGCGCCCTGGAGATTCTCATGCGCTGGGGACAGTTCGATTTCATTGTCAACTTTGTGGTACCCACTCAATCCACGAGAGCACGAGATTGGCCTATTTTTCCCGTCACGTATGACCGCAGCATCAAGCCTGTGGCTATCGTGATACTGACCAGTATCCTCCCCGCGGAAGCCAGCAAAATCTATGAATATATCAAGCATTACGCTGACGATGGCTATCCACTGTATTTTTCCTTCGCCAGCGCCGCCAATGCCATTACTCTGGCGCTGACTTACTACGAAAGACATTCTCTTAGACAGAAAAGACAGATTGAAACAACCGCCGCGGCTGCTTCCGGTATGACAGGAAGCTCCGTGCCGATCGATGCCGCCGCGGATGGGAATCCCTGTTCCCTATCCAAATAA